The stretch of DNA TTCGCACCGCCTGCCAAAACATCGACTCGCTTTTGGTTTGGTTCTTTCTAAGCTTTCTGACGGTTTGTTTTATTAGATCGTCCTAAATCCCCCTCTCTTGCAAGAGAGGGGGACTTCTGGTCTGGGGCTCATCGTTTAATTTGTTTAGGGTGTCGAATTTTGTGAAGCCTGTTTGAGATTTGATCTTTCGCGATGTCTTTTTCTAATTTACGGGATTCATCGATGATTCGTTCAAAGATTCTGAGGACCCTGTCATCGCTTAATGGACCAGGGTTTTCTTGTTGCATTCTGTTCATGATTATTTTTTCCCTCTCAGGAGAATGGATTGGTATCCCTTTGTCTGTTTTAATTTCACCGATTTTGATACTAAATTCCGAGCGCTTATTTATTAGCTCTAAAATTTGTGTATCCACTTCATCTATTTTCTCACGCCAATCCTCGATGTCCATTTCAATCTCCTTTTAGGGCAAGTTTTAATCTTTGCACGAACTGACCAATAGAGCTAAGCATATCCTGGTTTCCCCGAGATTTTGTAATTAGATCTATGATTGCACTGCCGACGATCACGCCGTCAGCATTTCTGCCAATTTCGTTTGCATCTTCCGGATTTGAGATCCCAAACCCGACCAATAGCGGATGAGTGACAACAGATTGAATTGATTGCAAGAAGTCAATCAAGCCGTGAGACACACCCGATCGCCGGCCGGTGACGCCGGTGACGGACACACAGTAAATGAAATCGCTGGTCACCGCATCTATTTTTTTAATGCGCGCCGATGGCGTATTCGGCGAAATTAAAAAATTCATGCCTAATTTGCTACCATTAAATTCCGGGTCAATAGTTTGAAATTCCTCCGGGAGCA from candidate division KSB1 bacterium encodes:
- the pheA gene encoding chorismate mutase, coding for MDIEDWREKIDEVDTQILELINKRSEFSIKIGEIKTDKGIPIHSPEREKIIMNRMQQENPGPLSDDRVLRIFERIIDESRKLEKDIAKDQISNRLHKIRHPKQIKR
- a CDS encoding tryptophan synthase subunit alpha — encoded protein: MNRISNTFQKVRGIDEKILSIFVTAGYPHLESAPELVWQLEESGADLIEIGMPFSDPIADGPTIQHSSKTALENGMNLNLALKQIQTIRQKSEIPIILMGYLNPLLKYGFDRFIKDAAEAGVDGLIIPDLLPEEFQTIDPEFNGSKLGMNFLISPNTPSARIKKIDAVTSDFIYCVSVTGVTGRRSGVSHGLIDFLQSIQSVVTHPLLVGFGISNPEDANEIGRNADGVIVGSAIIDLITKSRGNQDMLSSIGQFVQRLKLALKGD